ATAAGGGACTCAAGAATCCCAAGGTAGCAGCGATGAGTCCTATGCAGCCGGCTGCCACCGAAGCAGAGCTccaaaaaaaggcagcaaaggcTGCTAGGGGCAAGAAGGTGGCACCGAAGAGCACGGCCGAGTTGAAGGAGGTGGCACCCAAGAGGCGACTGTAGGAGGAAAGGAGACTGACAGATAAATCCAATGGCACATTTCAGATTTACCCACGCTGtcagaatgaaaaagaatgaactgAAACATCACTTTAAGTCCTGATTGGTACATGATGATCCCCTTCTGTATGTATATGTGACTTTACAATGTGCTTCTGTAGGAACTCACATGCTATAGAAAAGTAAACTTTAGCCTATTCGGTTTAAACTTGTGATCTTCCATTACCATTTCCACAATCTCATCACTTTCTCAGAATAGCTGATGCTGTCCTTTGGGAACAATTCTGGGTCAGTTAGAGCACAGTATCCCAGTGAAACACTTATAATTCTGTTGCTAGTACctgtgatacaagaagtagttataAAAGCTctaatatttttgatttaagctaaaacagaataaagtttcatctaagtaattatatttttttaaagttagaaTGTTCCTCTGATAACATGGTTTCTTTCAGAGTGTTTTTTCCAGACATTGTTCATTCTTAGAAGATTATTCCTGGTGTGAAGTATGATCTATGCTGAACAAATGTTCCCTCTTTGTAATCACCTCTATCTGGAGTGTCTCCTTAACTCAAATGTAAcatcaagcagagagctggaaccAGCTCCAAATTAGTAAGACTTTTGACTGTTGTTGAGTTCATAATAAcgttaaaattagtccttggaaagtaatagaatatatatataagttttctgagaaaatttACACGTGTGTATGTAAGTgagaaatacattctgtaactAGCTTTTGTCTTGTTGCACATGGTTGACGGAGATCACTCCCTCCTGTTGTCCAGTCTGGacaaaggatgcttgctttctaaaacttcaAAACGAATTTTAGAGAGTTtatctgctggcagcagcagctgcgcTGGGAGTGAAACGCTCCCTGTCCCGCCCCGGCTTTGAAAACCGCGCTCTGCCCGCGGATTGGTGGCAGCGTCACCGGCAAGAAACCTCCCAGCTCCGCCGGGACAACGGAGCTTCTGGCCTGGGAAAACACAGAGCGGGGGGGCGGCAAAACCACCTTGTCCGAGTTCTCATCTCCTCCCCTTCCACCACGGTGTGGTGGCCGATTTCAATCGTAACTGCTGCCTTTTATTGATTTTGGGGagaagtgaaacagaaaaacGTTTTGGTAAGTACATTAAGTTCctagaagaaggaaaatacaggGACCTACACCGAAAAGCGAGGGAAAGTTGaaaatctaaaaagaaaaggtatgCATCAGAAACCTTCACTTTATAGCTAAATAGATCTAAAAGCCTCCAAATATATTAACTGTCTCTGGAGTAAAAGCATTTGCAGAGTTCCTGCTCTTTTTGAGAAGATGTGGGTGGCTCTGAAAAGAGCCTTTGGGTTGttcgtttaaaaaaaaagcttcacttGGCTTTCGCCTTGTGGCTGTCGGTCTTCTTGGGCAGCAGCACGGCCTGGATGTTGGGCAGCACCCCGCCCTGCGCGATCGTCACCTTGCCCAGCAGCTTGTTGAGCTCCTCGTCGTTGCGGATGGCGAGCTGCAGGTGCCGGGGGATGATGCGCGTCTTCTTGTTGTCGCGGGCCGCGTTGCCCGCCAGCTCCAGGATCTCGGCCGTCAGGTACTCCAGCACGGCCGCCAGGTACACCGGGGCGCCGGCGCCCACCCGCTCCGCGTAGTTGCCCTTGCGCAGCAGCCGGTGCACGCGGCCCACGGGGAACTGCAGCCCGGCCCGCGACGAGCGCGACTTGGCCTTGGCCCGCGCCTTCCCGCCCTGCTTCCCGCGGCCGGACATCTTCGGGTTTTCAAAAGTTTTGcagcaaaactaaacaaaacaaaaaacccgcAAAAATAGAAGTTCTTACAGGTTGCGAAGCCGGTAGCGACACAGCCAGAGCTTCCCACCCTGCCTTTTTATCCCTTCCTTCCGAGGTTCGGCGCGACTTGTGATTGGCGGAGACGGCGATTGTGCAGTTAACCAATAGGCAGACAGATGGCATCGTGACCAATCGGAGGTGCCAGGCGGTTTGACATCACGATCCTGGTCTGTccaatgggaaagaaaatactcGAGTCATCTCATTTGCATACCGCCTCTATAAATAAGGGGGGGGCGCCGCTCTGGTGTTTACGTCGTTCCTGCAGTGGTCGGGGAGCGACAGACTCGTAAAATGCCGGAACCAGCGAAATCTGCTCCCGCTCCTAAGAAAGGCTCTAAGAAAGCCGTCACCAAGACCCAGAAGAAAGGTGACAAGAAACGTAGAAAGACTAGAAAAGAGAGCTACTCCATCTACGTGTACAAGGTGCTGAAGCAGGTGCACCCCGACACGGGCATCTCGTCCAAGGCCATGGGCATCATGAACTCCTTCGTCAACGACATCTTCGAGCGCATCGCCGGCGAGGCGTCGCGCCTGGCGCACTACAACAAGCGCTCCACCATCACCTCGCGGGAGATCCAGACGGCCgtgcggctgctgctgcccggTGAGCTGGCCAAGCACGCGGTCTCCGAGGGCACCAAGGCTGTCACCAAGTACACCAGCTCCAAGTAGAGCACCTCGCATCCTCCGTTTCAACCCAAACGGCTCTTTTCAGAGCCACCCACATATTCAGTAAAAGAGTCGTTCACACTTGTTCGTTTCGGTGAGTGGAACTTGTATTTAGCGCTGTTTTAGTTCCTGGGCTAGGACATACTGTTTAATAGTAGGGAAAAGATTTGTGGTGTTAAAGCACTGGGAATGGTTTGGGACGTCTTGATTGTGCCCTACCCCGACAGTTCATCAAGCcggtctttaaaaataatgttaagcACCTAATTGGGTTCTAAACCTGTTAAAGTTTTCCTTTCTCCGTTTAAAGTAATCAGCTCTAGTATTTTAATAAACTTTGCATTAACGTGTACGgtggtttt
This genomic window from Phaenicophaeus curvirostris isolate KB17595 chromosome 1, BPBGC_Pcur_1.0, whole genome shotgun sequence contains:
- the LOC138718980 gene encoding histone H2A-IV encodes the protein MSGRGKQGGKARAKAKSRSSRAGLQFPVGRVHRLLRKGNYAERVGAGAPVYLAAVLEYLTAEILELAGNAARDNKKTRIIPRHLQLAIRNDEELNKLLGKVTIAQGGVLPNIQAVLLPKKTDSHKAKAK
- the LOC138718986 gene encoding histone H2B 8, with the translated sequence MPEPAKSAPAPKKGSKKAVTKTQKKGDKKRRKTRKESYSIYVYKVLKQVHPDTGISSKAMGIMNSFVNDIFERIAGEASRLAHYNKRSTITSREIQTAVRLLLPGELAKHAVSEGTKAVTKYTSSK